The following proteins are co-located in the Cloacibacillus sp. genome:
- a CDS encoding type II toxin-antitoxin system Phd/YefM family antitoxin: protein MNHIRPVSDLRNNFADISRTVHETSQPVFLTKNGYGDMVVLSVESFENLQFESEVYFKLLEAEKEEALTDKRYSIDEAFMAMEDAINDSNV, encoded by the coding sequence ATGAATCATATTAGACCTGTATCGGACCTGAGAAATAATTTTGCCGACATCTCACGCACTGTCCATGAGACCTCACAGCCCGTATTTCTTACAAAAAACGGTTACGGCGACATGGTCGTTCTCAGCGTGGAGTCCTTTGAAAACCTCCAGTTTGAAAGCGAAGTATACTTTAAACTTCTAGAGGCGGAAAAGGAAGAGGCTCTCACAGACAAACGATATTCCATAGACGAGGCGTTTATGGCGATGGAGGATGCCATAAACGACAGCAATGTATGA